Proteins from a genomic interval of Xiphias gladius isolate SHS-SW01 ecotype Sanya breed wild chromosome 23, ASM1685928v1, whole genome shotgun sequence:
- the LOC120785607 gene encoding zinc finger protein 768-like isoform X2, with product MEAHRYQGKGVYSGSHIVTQLPLEARHRSKQRCDSVVDIKTSSLKQRTMESVRSAFHAQLATVMDSLLAAAVCEIAKIFESSLCEQQAELVQKTEEISILRGKLEKVERRQKAKSGGSEEGEMSSGDREGSMRQQTLTGSGLNMGKDVSSHQDSVEGLNQNLSGLKEEVTGQEGASVKHERAGSRPTVGTVAVQAAEGSLAARDQRQIDTLSATQAKAKLSPWDQGSRSADHRPLQDQASTPFLSISQSGRCSPRPDPSLAQPGEWLPGLDATRVGVSGLENLQADGTSCSGPPGSSTGTDAPCFRPGFGSDETSNEDDDSSFPFLDQEPENQNSNQNSVQGQDVGQRGSPQDQLQAPSSESPWRPRDERGGRGPISHTRRVTTFGNRDPLRPQSNSQSLTLRHTNTLSHPPAPGGGNGRPYTCPYCAKCFTYPSHQRRHLLRHTGVRLHPCQFCDKSFLTPSELTVHTRTHTGERPFGCAQCGKRFARSGNLRAHQRDVHMGKRPFACTECGKRFAHRGNLRVHNHRVHQGDPYYIEDQPEPDIGPNPI from the exons ATGGAGGCTCATAGATACCAGGGCAAAGGAGTGTACAGTGGTAGCCACATCGTCACCCAGCTGCCTCTGGAGGCCAGACATAGGAGTAAACAGCGGTGTGACTCGGTCGTTGACATCAAAACATCATCACTGAAACAAAGGACAATGGAGTCTGTGAGGAGTGCTTTCCACGCTCAGCTTGCCACCGTCATGGACTCGCTGCTGGCAGCTGCCGTGTGCGAGATCGCCAAGATCTTTGAGAGCAGCCTGTGTGAACAGCAGGCGGAGCTGGtgcagaaaacagaggagatcTCCATCCTCCGTGGCAAGCTGGAGAAGGTCGAGAGGAGGCAGAAGGCGAAGAGCGGAGGGAGCGAGGAAGGGGAGATGTCGTCCGGTGACAGGGAGGGCAGCATGAGGCAGCAGACCCTGACAGGATCAG GACTGAATATGGGAAAGGATGTGTCTTCTCATCAAGACTCAGTGGAAGGACTCAATCAGAACCTCAGTGGGCTGAAAGAGGAGGTCACAGGCCAGGAGGGAGCTTCAGTAAAACATGAG CGTGCTGGATCACGGCCTACCGTGGGTACTGTCGCAGTGCAAGCTGCAGAGGGAAGCCTTGCTGCTAGAGACCAGAGGCAGATAGATACCTTGTCTGCCACACAAGCCAAGGCCAAAT TGTCTCCTTGGGATCAGGGCAGTCGCAGTGCAGACCACAGACCCCTCCAGGATCAAGCCTCCaccccttttctctccatctctcagaGTGGACGATGCTCACCCAGGCCTGACCCAAGCTTAGCTCAACCAGGCGAGTGGTTACCAGGGTTGGATGCCACCCGAGTTGGGGTGTCCGGTCTGGAGAATCTGCAGGCAGATGGCACCAGCTGCTCTGGTCCACCTGGTAGCAGCACTGGCACAGATGCGCCCTGCTTCCGACCTGGTTTTGGCTCTGACGAGACCAGCAACGAAGATGATGATAGTTCTTTCCCCTTCCTTGACCAGGAGCCTGAAAACCAGAACTCCAATCAGAACTCAGTGCAGGGCCAGGACGTTGGGCAGAGGGGTTCTCCGCAGGATCAACTCCAAGCTCCCTCAAGTGAATCACCATGGAGACCCAGAGACGAAAGGGGTGGGAGAGGCCCCATCAGTCATACACGGCGAGTCACAACATTTGGCAACAGAGACCCTCTCCGACCACAGTCCAATTCACAGTCACTCACACTACGGCACACAAACACCCTCAGCCACCCTCCAGCTCCCGGTGGTGGGAATGGACGACCTTACACCTGCCCATACTGTGCCAAGTGTTTTACCTACCCCTCCCACCAGCGCAGACACCTTTTGCGCCACACAGGAGTCAGACTGCATCCCTGTCAGTTTTGTGACAAGAGCTTCCTCACTCCCTCTGAGCTTActgtgcacacacgcacacatacggGGGAGCGACCTTTCGGCTGCGCTCAGTGTGGTAAACGTTTTGCCCGCAGCGGGAACTTGAGAGCCCACCAACGGGATGTTCACATGGGGAAGAGGCCCTTTGCTTGCACAGAGTGTGGGAAGAGATTTGCCCACAGGGGGAACCTGAGGGTGCACAACCACAGAGTCCACCAAGGAGATCCCTATTACATAGAAGATCAGCCGGAGCCTGACATAGGCCCTAATCCCATTTGA
- the LOC120785607 gene encoding zinc finger protein 768-like isoform X1, with translation MEAHRYQGKGVYSGSHIVTQLPLEARHRSKQRCDSVVDIKTSSLKQRTMESVRSAFHAQLATVMDSLLAAAVCEIAKIFESSLCEQQAELVQKTEEISILRGKLEKVERRQKAKSGGSEEGEMSSGDREGSMRQQTLTGSGLNMGKDVSSHQDSVEGLNQNLSGLKEEVTGQEGASVKHERAGSRPTVGTVAVQAAEGSLAARDQRQIDTLSATQAKAKSVSPWDQGSRSADHRPLQDQASTPFLSISQSGRCSPRPDPSLAQPGEWLPGLDATRVGVSGLENLQADGTSCSGPPGSSTGTDAPCFRPGFGSDETSNEDDDSSFPFLDQEPENQNSNQNSVQGQDVGQRGSPQDQLQAPSSESPWRPRDERGGRGPISHTRRVTTFGNRDPLRPQSNSQSLTLRHTNTLSHPPAPGGGNGRPYTCPYCAKCFTYPSHQRRHLLRHTGVRLHPCQFCDKSFLTPSELTVHTRTHTGERPFGCAQCGKRFARSGNLRAHQRDVHMGKRPFACTECGKRFAHRGNLRVHNHRVHQGDPYYIEDQPEPDIGPNPI, from the exons ATGGAGGCTCATAGATACCAGGGCAAAGGAGTGTACAGTGGTAGCCACATCGTCACCCAGCTGCCTCTGGAGGCCAGACATAGGAGTAAACAGCGGTGTGACTCGGTCGTTGACATCAAAACATCATCACTGAAACAAAGGACAATGGAGTCTGTGAGGAGTGCTTTCCACGCTCAGCTTGCCACCGTCATGGACTCGCTGCTGGCAGCTGCCGTGTGCGAGATCGCCAAGATCTTTGAGAGCAGCCTGTGTGAACAGCAGGCGGAGCTGGtgcagaaaacagaggagatcTCCATCCTCCGTGGCAAGCTGGAGAAGGTCGAGAGGAGGCAGAAGGCGAAGAGCGGAGGGAGCGAGGAAGGGGAGATGTCGTCCGGTGACAGGGAGGGCAGCATGAGGCAGCAGACCCTGACAGGATCAG GACTGAATATGGGAAAGGATGTGTCTTCTCATCAAGACTCAGTGGAAGGACTCAATCAGAACCTCAGTGGGCTGAAAGAGGAGGTCACAGGCCAGGAGGGAGCTTCAGTAAAACATGAG CGTGCTGGATCACGGCCTACCGTGGGTACTGTCGCAGTGCAAGCTGCAGAGGGAAGCCTTGCTGCTAGAGACCAGAGGCAGATAGATACCTTGTCTGCCACACAAGCCAAGGCCAAAT CAGTGTCTCCTTGGGATCAGGGCAGTCGCAGTGCAGACCACAGACCCCTCCAGGATCAAGCCTCCaccccttttctctccatctctcagaGTGGACGATGCTCACCCAGGCCTGACCCAAGCTTAGCTCAACCAGGCGAGTGGTTACCAGGGTTGGATGCCACCCGAGTTGGGGTGTCCGGTCTGGAGAATCTGCAGGCAGATGGCACCAGCTGCTCTGGTCCACCTGGTAGCAGCACTGGCACAGATGCGCCCTGCTTCCGACCTGGTTTTGGCTCTGACGAGACCAGCAACGAAGATGATGATAGTTCTTTCCCCTTCCTTGACCAGGAGCCTGAAAACCAGAACTCCAATCAGAACTCAGTGCAGGGCCAGGACGTTGGGCAGAGGGGTTCTCCGCAGGATCAACTCCAAGCTCCCTCAAGTGAATCACCATGGAGACCCAGAGACGAAAGGGGTGGGAGAGGCCCCATCAGTCATACACGGCGAGTCACAACATTTGGCAACAGAGACCCTCTCCGACCACAGTCCAATTCACAGTCACTCACACTACGGCACACAAACACCCTCAGCCACCCTCCAGCTCCCGGTGGTGGGAATGGACGACCTTACACCTGCCCATACTGTGCCAAGTGTTTTACCTACCCCTCCCACCAGCGCAGACACCTTTTGCGCCACACAGGAGTCAGACTGCATCCCTGTCAGTTTTGTGACAAGAGCTTCCTCACTCCCTCTGAGCTTActgtgcacacacgcacacatacggGGGAGCGACCTTTCGGCTGCGCTCAGTGTGGTAAACGTTTTGCCCGCAGCGGGAACTTGAGAGCCCACCAACGGGATGTTCACATGGGGAAGAGGCCCTTTGCTTGCACAGAGTGTGGGAAGAGATTTGCCCACAGGGGGAACCTGAGGGTGCACAACCACAGAGTCCACCAAGGAGATCCCTATTACATAGAAGATCAGCCGGAGCCTGACATAGGCCCTAATCCCATTTGA